A region from the Medicago truncatula cultivar Jemalong A17 chromosome 6, MtrunA17r5.0-ANR, whole genome shotgun sequence genome encodes:
- the LOC25495891 gene encoding potassium transporter 4: MEPESIASSSRNPSQLSWINLSRNLLLAYQSFGVVYGDLSTSPLYVYKSTFEGKLQNHHDEETIFGVFSLIFWTLTLIPLLKYVFILLSADDNGEGGTFALYSLLCRHAKFNLLPNQQAADEELSSYKYGPSSQTGASSPLKTFLEKHKRSRTVLLVVVLFGACMVIGDGVLSPAISVLASVSGLKVTETKFNDGELVLLACLILVGLFALQHCGTHRVAFMFAPIVIIWLLSIFILGIYNTIYWNPKIVFAISPHYIIKFFIKTSTQGWISLGGILLCITGAEAMFADLGHFTASSIRLAFAFVIYPCLVMQYMGQAAFLSKNLESVHNSFYDSIPGPVFWPVFVIATMAAIVGSQATITATFSIIKQCHALGCFPRVKVVHTSKHIFGQIYIPEINWILMVLTLAVTVGFQDITLIGNAYGLACMTVMFITSFLMALVIVFIWQKSILIATIFLLFFWIVEGVYLSAAFLKVHQGGWVPLVLSFFFLIVMYVWHYGIRRKYKYDLHNKVSLKWLLGLGPSLGIVRVPGIGLIYSELATGIPSIFTHFVTNLPAFHKVLVFVCVKSVPVPYVSPEERFLIGRACPRPYRMYRCVVRYGYKDIKRDDGEFENHLIQSIMEFIQMEAVEPQISSSEASSSFDGRMAVIGTRSFESTPSLISAEQEDVDIDESIPSSRSITLRRLQSTFDDENPQVRRRRVRFQLPNNPGLDHAVKEELLDLIQAKEAGVAYIMGHSYVKARKSSSFLKKLVIDMGYSFLRKNCRGPAVALNIPHISLIEVGMIYYV; encoded by the exons ATGGAACCAGAATCCATAGCTTCATCTTCTCGAAATCCTTCTCAG TTGTCATGGATTAACTTGTCTAGGAATTTGTTGTTAGCATATCAAAGCTTTGGTGTTGTATATGGAGATCTAAGCACATCGCCTCTCTATGTATATAAAAGTACATTTGAAGGAAAGTTGCAGAATCACCATGATGAAGAAACTATCTTTGGTGTTTTTTCGTTGATTTTCTGGACTCTTACATTAATACCGTTGCTTAAATATGTATTCATCCTATTGAGCGCCGATGATAACGGTGAAG GTGGAACATTTGCTCTTTATTCACTGCTCTGCAGGCATGCCAAATTTAACTTGCTTCCCAATCAACAAGCTGCCGATGAGGAGCTGTCGTCATACAAATACGGTCCTTCATCGCAAACTGGAGCCTCGTCTCCGCTGAAGACGTTTTTGGAGAAGCACAAACGGTCAAGAACAGTTCTTCTTGTTGTCGTACTGTTTGGTGCTTGCATGGTCATAGGTGATGGCGTACTTTCTCCAGCTATTTCAG TTCTGGCATCGGTATCAGGATTAAAAGTTACGGAAACAAAATTCAACGATG GCGAACTTGTCCTGCTAGCATGTCTCATACTGGTTGGCCTTTTTGCTCTCCAACATTGCGGAACACACAGAGTTGCATTTATGTTTGCACCAATTGTAATCATCTGGCTTCtatcgatttttattcttgggatCTATAATACGATATACTGGAATCCAAAAATAGTCTTTGCTATCTCCCCACATTATATCATCAAGTTCTTCATCAAGACTAGTACTCAGGGTTGGATTTCTCTCGGAGGGATACTTCTCTGTATTACTG GAGCCGAAGCTATGTTTGCAGATCTTGGTCATTTTACTGCTTCGTCAATAAGG CTTGCCTTTGCTTTTGTTATATACCCGTGTTTGGTAATGCAATACATGGGCCAAGCAGCTTTTTTGTCTAAAAACCTCGAGTCCGTTCATAATAGTTTTTATGACTCAATACCTG GACCTGTATTTTGGCCTGTCTTTGTTATTGCTACCATGGCCGCTATTGTTGGTAGTCAAGCTACTATCACTGCTACTTTCTCTATCATCAAGCAGTGTCATGCACTTGGTTGTTTTCCCCGCGTCAAAGTCGTACACACCTCGAAACACATATTTGGACAGATCTACATCCCAGAAATTAACTGGATACTTATGGTCCTGACTCTTGCTGTAACCGTTGGATTTCAGGACATAACCTTAATTGGAAATGCTTATG GACTTGCTTGTATGACGGTTATGTTCATAACCTCATTTCTGATGGCGCTCGTCATAGTCTTCATCTGGCAGAAAAGCATCCTGATTGCTACAATATTCCTTTTGTTCTTTTGGATTGTTGAAGGCGTGTATCTATCAGCGGCGTTCCTAAAAGTGCACCAAGGAGGATGGGTTCCTCTTGTCTTgtccttcttcttcttgattGTTATGTATGTGTGGCATTACGGTATTCGTAGGAAGTACAAATATGATCTACACAACAAAGTTTCATTAAAATGGTTACTAGGTTTGGGCCCTAGTCTCGGAATTGTCCGTGTCCCAGGGATTGGACTCATCTACTCGGAACTTGCAACCGGAATACCGTCGATATTCACTCACTTTGTAACTAACCTTCCTGCATTTCACAAGGTATTGGTCTTTGTTTGCGTCAAATCGGTCCCTGTACCATATGTCTCACCGGAAGAACGTTTTCTGATTGGCCGAGCTTGTCCACGACCATATCGAATGTATAGGTGCGTTGTTAGATATGGGTACAAGGATATTAAAAGGGATGATGGAGAGTTTGAGAATCATCTCATACAAAGTATAATGGAGTTTATCCAGATGGAGGCAGTGGAACCGCAAATCTCGAGTTCCGaagcttcttcttcatttgaTGGGAGGATGGCTGTTATAGGTACCAGAAGCTTCGAATCAACTCCAAGCTTGATTTCGGCCGAGCAAGAAGATGTTGATATCGACGAAAGCATCCCTAGTAGCAGATCTATAACCCTGCGGCGCTTGCAATCAACTTTTGACGATGAAAACCCGCAAGTCAGAAGGCGTCGAGTAAGGTTTCAACTGCCTAACAATCCTGGATTGGATCATGCTGTTAAAGAAGAGCTTTTAGATTTAATCCAAGCCAAGGAGGCTGGAGTTGCGTATATTATGGGACACTCGTATGTGAAGGCAAGGAAATCTTCATCGTTCTTGAAAAAGCTTGTGATCGATATGGGATACTCGTTTCTGCGAAAGAATTGCAGGGGTCCAGCTGTGGCTCTCAACATTCCTCACATCAGTCTTATCGAAGTTGGAATGATATATTATGTCTAG